The Acidobacteriota bacterium genome includes the window GTCGCCGTGGAGTTCGGCCGCGCGGCGGAGCAAGACGCTTCGGTCGCGCGGATCGAGGGGCGCTATCGCCCGCTCAACCGCCCGCCCCGCATCAAGAACGTCCAGGTCCTTCCGCCGGGGGTGGCCTACCGGCCGATTCCGCCCTCGACGGTCACGGGCGGCGAGGAGCCGGTCGTTCGCCAGCCGGTGCCGGAAGCACAGCGCGGTGAGCTGGAGGCCAAGCGCCGCGGCTGGCGCTCGAAACGCGCCTGGGAGCCCGGGGCACTCACGCTCCGCTGGGAAGCGGCCGATCCCGACGGCGACGGCCTCCTGTACCGGATCGACGCCTGCCGGGACGTCGGCGGTCCGTGCACCCGCTGGTTCCCGTTGGCGCGCGACCTCGAGCGCACGTTCTTCAGTTTCGACGCCCGCGGCTTCGAGGACGGGGTCTACCGGTTCCGGGTGACGGCGAGCGACGCCCCGGCGAACTACGCGGGCGCGGCGCTCGAGTCCTCCGAAGTGACCGGTCCGGTGCGGCTCGACACGGTCCCACCGGTGATCGACCGCCTCCGTGTGGCCGAGGAGGACGGGGGGATCACGATCGAGATCGAAGCGCACGACCGGGACGGGCGCGTCGCTCTTGCCGAGGTGGCCGGATCTTCGGGGCGGTGGATCCCGATCGAGCCGGTGGACGGGGTCGAGGACGGCGAACGGGAGACGTTCCGCGCCCGGCTCGAGGAGAGCGGGGAGCGACCGCTGGCCGTCCGGGTGATCGATGCGGCCGGCAACGTCGCCGCCCGGGAGTGGATCCCCGGCCGACAGTCCACGGCCCGATGAAACCGGTGCTGCTGGTCGGCCTCGGCGGGTTCGCGGGGAGCGTCGCCCGCTACGCCGCGGGCGGACTCGTCCACAGGTTCCTGCCCGGGGCGCTCTTTCCGTGGGGCACCTTCGCCGTCAACCTCGCGGGTTGCTTCGCGATCGGGGTCATGGGTGGGTTGGCCGAGGTGCGCGGGCTGTTCGGGCCGGAGGCGAGGCTAGCGCTGTTCGTCGGACTCCTCGGGGGGTTCACGACGTTCTCGAGTTTCGGCTTCGAGACGTGGGAGATGTTCCGCGACCGCCAGCTCCTCGCGGGAGCCGGGAACGTCGCGCTCCATGTCGGGGGCGGTCTCGCGGCGGTCGCTGCGGGGCACCTCCTCGCCCAGCGTCTCTGAGACCAGGGAGGGACGGCCATGGTGGTGCTGCCGGCCGAAGGTGAGCTCCTTCGGGTTTTCATCGGCGAGTCCGACCGGCACGAAGGGCAGCCGCTGTACGAGTGGATCGTCCACCGGGCGCGCGAGCGCGGGCTCGCCGGGGCCACCGTGTTGCGGGGACTCCTCGGCTTCGGCGCGCACAGCCGGCTCCACAGCGCGAAGATCCTCCGCCTCTCCGCCGATCTGCCGATCGTGGTCGAGATCGTCGATACCGCGGAGAAGATCGAGGCGTTCCTCCCGGAGCTCGACGGCGCGGTGGAAGAGGGGCTGGTCACCGTGGAGAGGGTTCGGGTCCGCTTCTACCGCGGCGGTGCGAACGGCTGACCTCTCCCCTCGTCAATCTGGCGCGACCCGTTCTCCAGCCCGAGATTCCCCTCGTCCGGCGCGGGCGGCGCCGGCGGGAGGGATCGGTGCTCTACCACGTCGAGATCGACCGCGTCCCGGCCGAGAACCTCGAGGCGGCGCGCGAGGCGCTCTCCCGGCACCTGGAGAGGCGGCCTCCCGACCTCGAACCGGCCGTGGCGGGCGGCACGGTCCGCGTCGCCGAGGAGGTCCCGCTGTACCGGGCGGAGGAGCTGTTCGCGGATCTCGTCAGGGCCGGCGCGTCCGTGCGTCTGGTCCCCGTCCCGGCGGCGCCCGGGGGCGCCGCTCCTCCCGAACCCGGATCGTTCCGCCCGCTGACTGCCCGGGAGCGGCGCGCCTGGGCGCGCCGAGCCTTCCGCGAATGCTGGTTCGCCACGCTGGTGGGGCTGGGGGTGGCGGGCCTCCTCGGCGGGCTGGCGCAGGCCGCTGGCGCCGGACTCACCGCCGCTTCCGGGGTGGCGGGCCTCGTCCTCGGCGGGGGTACGGGACGGCTCCTCGCCGGCGGCCTCGCGGGGTTGGGGATCGCCGTCGCGGTGGCCGGGGCCATGCTTCCCCAGACCCTGCTGCTGCGGATCCCGTCACGCTGGCTCGAAACGGGCCGGACGAAAGGAGCCCTGCGCGAGGCCATGCGCCGGACCCCCGACCTGGCGGCTGCCACGCTGCTCCTCGGCGCCGTTCTCGGAGCCGGTCCCGCGGTCGCCCTTTGGGCCGGACCGCCCTGGGCCGCGGCGGCGGTGCCGCTCGTGGCCCTGTCGGCGCTCGCGGCGCTCGGGTTCCTGCTGCTCGGACCGGTCGTCGTCCACGAAGAGGTCGGACCGATCGCCGGCCTCCTGCGCGCCTGGCGGCTCCTGTCCGGCCGTCGCCTCCGCCTGCTGGGCGA containing:
- the crcB gene encoding fluoride efflux transporter CrcB gives rise to the protein MKPVLLVGLGGFAGSVARYAAGGLVHRFLPGALFPWGTFAVNLAGCFAIGVMGGLAEVRGLFGPEARLALFVGLLGGFTTFSSFGFETWEMFRDRQLLAGAGNVALHVGGGLAAVAAGHLLAQRL
- a CDS encoding DUF190 domain-containing protein is translated as MVVLPAEGELLRVFIGESDRHEGQPLYEWIVHRARERGLAGATVLRGLLGFGAHSRLHSAKILRLSADLPIVVEIVDTAEKIEAFLPELDGAVEEGLVTVERVRVRFYRGGANG